The following proteins are co-located in the Rhodothermaceae bacterium genome:
- a CDS encoding NUDIX domain-containing protein, whose protein sequence is MPEPVFLYCACNLNEIPSVVKGGLLLGDLIEAQRLVSEAVLVIDRSALRHLKRIGSAYDSGLIPQDAILNVNPYAPPRAVTAAGGLIRHRVTGELLCIRRHGVLDLPKGKLDPNESIAACAARELQEETGADDLVQGQLLGTTVHGYRRSGFFEVKTTYWYAFTSKLMQFTPALEEGIDAVYWVPYAQAVRELGYPVLRDLLTDLGPLMWNENEL, encoded by the coding sequence ATCCCCGAACCAGTGTTTTTGTATTGTGCATGTAACCTGAATGAGATCCCATCCGTGGTAAAAGGTGGGTTGTTACTGGGAGATTTAATAGAGGCTCAGCGGTTGGTCTCGGAGGCGGTTCTTGTGATAGATCGCAGTGCACTCCGCCATCTCAAAAGAATTGGTTCTGCCTACGACTCCGGGCTTATTCCCCAGGATGCAATCTTAAATGTAAACCCTTATGCTCCACCTCGCGCGGTGACTGCAGCCGGAGGGCTCATCCGGCACCGAGTCACGGGTGAACTTCTTTGCATCCGGCGCCATGGAGTCCTAGATCTCCCCAAAGGGAAGCTTGATCCCAATGAATCAATTGCTGCCTGTGCAGCGCGGGAGCTACAGGAGGAGACGGGAGCCGATGATTTGGTTCAGGGACAACTGCTGGGAACGACCGTACATGGATATCGCCGATCGGGCTTCTTTGAAGTAAAAACCACGTACTGGTACGCATTCACATCCAAGCTCATGCAGTTTACGCCTGCATTGGAAGAGGGGATTGATGCCGTTTACTGGGTTCCCTATGCGCAGGCAGTGCGGGAATTGGGCTATCCAGTTCTGCGAGATCTTCTGACTGACTTGGGGCCCCTCATGTGGAATGAGAATGAACTTTGA
- a CDS encoding adenosylhomocysteinase, with translation MNHSEGKYKVRDLSLAESGRKRIEWAESRMPVLMRLRKQYADSQPFKGYKITGCLHVTKETAVLIETLAACGAEVSWSGCNPLSTNDEVAAALALGGIQIYAWYGQNVEEFYWSIDRTIDIPPDTTLDDGADLIFTIHKRFPHLSDHIIGGSEETTTGVQRLRAMADDGKLLYPVYAVNDTETKWDFDNVYGTGQSTLDGILRASSVLLAGKNLVVAGYGHCGRGVATRGRGMGANVIVTEVRPAAALKATLDGMRVMPMEEAARIGDVFVTATGMKDVIRGQHFESMKDGAIVCNTGHYDVELNLVELAELATAERDIRPNNREYTRTDGAKIYVLADGRLVNLAAAEGHPSEVMDMSFANQFMAHLSLIQSKERGTKLPCKVIELPASVDEEIARLKLNTMGLNIDTLTPEQERYARDYSAGT, from the coding sequence ATGAATCATTCGGAGGGGAAATACAAAGTGCGGGACCTGAGTCTTGCCGAAAGTGGTCGAAAGCGGATTGAATGGGCAGAAAGCCGGATGCCCGTGCTGATGCGTCTGCGTAAGCAATATGCAGACTCTCAACCATTCAAAGGGTATAAAATTACCGGTTGCCTGCATGTGACCAAAGAGACGGCTGTGCTCATTGAGACACTGGCTGCATGTGGGGCTGAAGTTTCATGGAGCGGCTGCAATCCCCTCTCTACCAACGACGAGGTTGCAGCGGCACTGGCACTTGGTGGAATCCAGATCTATGCCTGGTACGGACAAAATGTTGAAGAATTTTACTGGAGCATTGACCGCACGATTGACATTCCGCCAGACACCACACTGGATGATGGAGCAGATCTGATTTTTACGATTCATAAGCGGTTTCCACACCTGTCCGATCACATCATTGGTGGCAGCGAGGAAACCACGACCGGTGTACAGCGACTCCGTGCGATGGCCGATGATGGCAAGCTCCTTTATCCTGTGTACGCCGTAAATGACACGGAAACCAAGTGGGACTTTGATAATGTCTATGGAACCGGCCAATCAACTCTTGACGGTATCTTGCGTGCCAGCAGTGTGCTTCTGGCCGGAAAAAACCTGGTTGTTGCCGGCTATGGGCACTGCGGCCGGGGAGTTGCCACCCGAGGTCGTGGAATGGGGGCCAATGTGATCGTGACCGAGGTGCGTCCTGCAGCGGCACTCAAGGCCACCCTGGACGGTATGCGAGTCATGCCTATGGAGGAGGCTGCCCGCATTGGTGACGTATTTGTGACGGCCACCGGCATGAAGGATGTGATTCGCGGGCAGCACTTTGAATCCATGAAGGATGGAGCAATCGTCTGTAACACTGGACACTATGATGTGGAGTTGAATCTGGTTGAGTTGGCTGAACTTGCAACCGCGGAACGGGATATCCGGCCCAATAACCGTGAATACACCCGTACCGATGGAGCCAAGATTTATGTGCTTGCAGACGGGCGGCTGGTCAACCTTGCCGCAGCAGAAGGACACCCCTCTGAAGTGATGGATATGAGTTTTGCCAACCAGTTTATGGCGCACCTGAGCCTGATCCAATCCAAGGAGCGCGGCACAAAGCTGCCATGCAAGGTGATTGAACTGCCAGCCTCCGTAGACGAAGAGATTGCCCGGTTGAAGCTGAATACGATGGGACTCAATATTGATACATTAACCCCAGAGCAAGAGAGGTACGCGAGAGATTACTCCGCTGGTACTTAG
- the ribD gene encoding bifunctional diaminohydroxyphosphoribosylaminopyrimidine deaminase/5-amino-6-(5-phosphoribosylamino)uracil reductase RibD — translation MSPESAAHWMERCLSLAANADSATSPNPRVGCVILSPDGTVLGEGWHKRAGALHAEAEAMDQVRSRHGSDALHGATLVVNLEPCNHQGRTPPCTRDILNAGIVRVIVGMRDPNPTAAGGIDQLRSANVSVMTDVLKTRCYRFNEAFVHWQTRQVPFVTLKLAQTLDGCIATATGESQWITGKVARKLVHVWRREHDAILIGSGTARTDDPCLTVRHVSGTQPWRVILDGQGRLPGTLKIFTDEWGSKTIVVVAHESDPAYADRLQNRGGRLITAQSEGNHVALPSLIRLLGRDLNIQSLLVEAGPGLASALLKQDLVDRLRLFIAPKLIGNGLRGVEDLGVHNLDQSKVFGEYSWETVEHDQLFTGYKHPVPA, via the coding sequence ATGTCACCAGAGTCAGCTGCACACTGGATGGAACGATGCCTTTCACTAGCTGCAAATGCAGACAGTGCAACCAGCCCCAATCCGCGTGTGGGTTGTGTCATTCTAAGTCCTGACGGCACGGTGCTTGGAGAGGGTTGGCACAAACGTGCTGGTGCCCTCCATGCGGAGGCAGAAGCCATGGATCAGGTCCGATCACGACATGGATCTGACGCGCTCCACGGGGCAACCCTGGTCGTCAATCTTGAGCCTTGCAACCACCAGGGGCGTACACCTCCTTGCACCCGTGATATTCTAAATGCTGGAATTGTCCGTGTAATCGTTGGAATGCGGGATCCGAATCCAACCGCAGCGGGAGGCATTGATCAATTGAGGTCTGCAAACGTCTCCGTCATGACTGATGTACTGAAAACGCGGTGCTACCGGTTTAACGAAGCTTTCGTCCACTGGCAGACCCGACAGGTCCCGTTTGTCACGCTAAAACTTGCCCAAACCCTTGATGGCTGCATCGCAACCGCGACGGGAGAAAGCCAATGGATTACTGGCAAGGTAGCGCGAAAACTCGTTCATGTCTGGCGCAGGGAACATGATGCTATCCTAATAGGCTCAGGTACGGCACGCACCGATGATCCGTGCCTGACTGTCCGGCATGTATCTGGAACGCAGCCGTGGCGAGTTATACTTGACGGGCAAGGCAGATTGCCTGGTACGCTGAAAATATTCACAGATGAGTGGGGCTCTAAAACCATTGTCGTGGTTGCGCACGAGTCTGACCCCGCCTACGCCGACAGGCTCCAGAATAGGGGTGGCCGGCTGATCACTGCTCAATCTGAGGGAAACCATGTGGCACTCCCATCACTGATCCGCCTGCTCGGTAGGGATCTGAACATTCAATCGCTCCTTGTGGAAGCCGGACCCGGGCTTGCTTCCGCACTACTGAAGCAGGATCTCGTTGATCGGCTTAGACTCTTTATTGCCCCCAAACTCATTGGCAATGGCTTGCGAGGCGTTGAAGATTTAGGAGTTCATAATTTAGACCAGAGTAAGGTGTTTGGAGAGTACTCTTGGGAAACCGTTGAGCACGATCAACTCTTTACCGGATATAAACATCCAGTTCCTGCTTAG
- a CDS encoding T9SS type A sorting domain-containing protein, translated as MVRQSITILLTFFCVVTAAAQERLEAIESLPAASRSAVVQENVWTNLPTSRVANGRIDEQLGILRAAYRLNPDMTPEATPEATARTWLLQDGEPFGIRTPEILELVSERESTGAHHLTFQQTLAGIPVYGRFVHVNLNQTGLPVMVISDYAPHLENVDAFNSVPALNAAQAESLAQRAISDEGATAQPAELLVLPDDPPRLIWQTIASPDTGIGEWEVLLDANTGALIQLMDLLVFSHTDPPSKKDVDGEGHIWMYDPLTASGQPYGGDYVDDDDRDNTTLNSLLQSVTLQDIERTSNGSYRLNGPWVEIVGSAAPVESNASDFKYTRSDKHFEAVMAYYFIDTSERYIQSLEVGVAPPSNPVTADPHAFPEDVSYYQASTRSLHFGDGGVDDAEDAGIILHEYGHAIMHHYLGFAPLPRREWGVLGEGFSDYWAVSYRRDLMERGEVPAGDWREVFPWDGIAWGGRRADGNDHYNVIRWDCLGVCDIYDYGRTWAALMMELWERVGRENTDRLHLAAFPYLGRNFALEDMVEALVMADAALNNGQYTADIYDVFEPLGFVTSPSGIPLIIHTPVARHSDPTLPVKIEANINVTGSGYPLTNVSVYYRIDSGAFEMQALAQEGGITWSTEILLPQSATLLEYYLLATTQVGLAASPRSAPANLWSVYVGTDTQAPTVTYTPVTHIVPEEARVPLSIQVADDNAVSKVTLTYTINDPSREGPESGMFDLQDSNGDTYTFNLPLPDTPESVLPGTWLEYRITAHDNADPPNIAVFPPMEEPQLRLDVIPDSSLLGAWNPDDWPGLAAGEWASHEEAFGHQGSLWVTTPDGPYSDKPAQSLLSFPEVNVAGYPNAHLEFWHWYDFENTDVPGPGDAGGIIYDGGQIQLSTDGGQSWTVAEPQWGYNGDVESTLSNPLSGTPAFGGSSFGWRRVRVPLPDAPARAYRSEVHTRLAFGTGAGNSNSTTDNFAGWAVRDVRILTDPPVDTVVPVVQHAPFSYQFISPDEATTPIQVAALDNAGIESVRLRLYEVENTQLEFLGAYRLNPLRTIPDWFHVAIPIPNLQAGGVLGYYITVRDFDNNIRTLGEQSAEELLKLYTPSDDPRTALTNGHTSGAWTHSGEGYRARTNADYRQSSIVLAPVYFADQPELTMLRLRHAYQLDGENLGRISVTEDGGDTWEVLAPRTHSFDMDQRDRVEFSGRSPRVSTSWFDLTPLRQPYQLRMDLIHGRQQSGDGFWEVFSAKYYRLAGDSPTVPSPSDLVLYPNFPNPFRDETTISYILPEASHVQITIFNILGQNVQNVTDRTYEAGGHAITLNLRGLAPGIYWVRMEADNTLLQQPITLVR; from the coding sequence ATGGTACGTCAATCCATCACGATTCTGCTGACATTTTTTTGTGTAGTGACCGCCGCTGCACAGGAGCGCCTGGAAGCCATCGAGTCGCTTCCCGCCGCTTCCCGCAGTGCGGTCGTCCAGGAGAATGTCTGGACGAACCTCCCGACGTCCCGTGTAGCGAACGGCCGTATTGATGAACAGCTGGGAATTCTGCGGGCAGCCTACCGGCTGAACCCGGACATGACTCCAGAAGCCACACCGGAAGCTACGGCACGTACATGGCTGCTTCAGGATGGCGAGCCCTTCGGGATCCGTACACCGGAGATCTTGGAGTTGGTGAGTGAACGAGAGAGCACAGGAGCACATCACCTGACATTCCAGCAAACGCTGGCCGGCATCCCGGTTTATGGTCGTTTTGTGCACGTAAACCTGAACCAGACCGGATTGCCTGTCATGGTAATCAGCGACTATGCACCTCACCTAGAAAACGTGGATGCATTTAATTCCGTACCCGCCCTCAACGCAGCGCAGGCCGAATCTCTGGCACAGCGTGCGATTTCCGACGAGGGGGCCACTGCGCAACCGGCTGAACTTTTGGTCCTGCCCGATGACCCGCCCCGATTGATCTGGCAAACCATTGCGTCGCCAGACACCGGCATAGGGGAATGGGAAGTACTGCTGGATGCCAATACCGGAGCATTGATCCAACTAATGGACCTGCTTGTATTCTCTCACACGGATCCCCCCTCCAAAAAAGATGTAGATGGAGAGGGACATATTTGGATGTATGACCCCCTGACCGCATCCGGTCAGCCCTACGGTGGGGACTACGTAGATGACGATGACAGGGACAATACGACGCTGAACAGTCTACTCCAGAGCGTCACGCTTCAGGATATTGAACGGACCAGCAATGGTTCCTACCGACTCAACGGACCATGGGTGGAGATCGTCGGCTCTGCAGCTCCTGTAGAGAGTAACGCTTCTGATTTCAAGTACACGCGAAGTGACAAGCATTTTGAAGCGGTCATGGCATACTATTTCATTGACACGAGCGAGCGCTATATCCAATCTCTTGAGGTCGGTGTTGCCCCACCGTCAAACCCCGTTACTGCGGACCCTCATGCATTCCCAGAAGACGTCTCCTACTATCAGGCTAGTACGAGATCTCTGCACTTCGGAGACGGCGGCGTAGATGATGCCGAAGATGCTGGCATAATCCTTCACGAGTACGGCCATGCCATAATGCACCACTATCTGGGATTCGCTCCCTTGCCTAGGAGAGAGTGGGGAGTCCTTGGTGAGGGGTTTTCTGACTATTGGGCCGTCTCTTATCGAAGAGACCTCATGGAGCGTGGAGAGGTTCCAGCAGGAGACTGGAGAGAGGTATTTCCCTGGGATGGGATTGCCTGGGGAGGGCGCCGCGCCGATGGAAACGATCACTACAATGTGATTCGATGGGATTGCCTCGGCGTGTGTGATATTTACGACTACGGACGAACTTGGGCGGCCCTGATGATGGAACTCTGGGAGCGCGTTGGACGCGAAAATACGGACCGCCTGCATCTGGCCGCGTTTCCGTATCTCGGCCGCAATTTCGCACTTGAAGATATGGTGGAAGCACTTGTGATGGCCGATGCTGCTCTAAATAACGGGCAGTATACTGCTGATATCTATGACGTTTTTGAGCCATTAGGGTTTGTTACCTCACCTAGCGGGATTCCCCTGATCATTCATACACCTGTTGCCCGCCATTCTGACCCCACTCTTCCGGTCAAAATTGAAGCGAATATCAACGTAACGGGGTCAGGATACCCTCTTACCAATGTGTCCGTCTACTACCGCATAGACTCGGGAGCTTTCGAGATGCAGGCACTGGCACAGGAGGGTGGAATCACATGGAGCACCGAGATCCTGCTCCCCCAATCTGCCACTCTCCTGGAATACTATCTCTTAGCTACCACGCAAGTTGGTTTGGCGGCTAGTCCTCGGTCAGCCCCCGCGAATCTCTGGAGCGTGTATGTGGGCACAGATACCCAGGCACCAACCGTCACCTACACTCCCGTGACACACATCGTCCCAGAAGAGGCCAGGGTTCCCCTTTCAATCCAGGTGGCAGACGACAATGCAGTATCCAAGGTCACGCTCACCTACACGATCAATGACCCCAGTCGGGAAGGGCCGGAGTCCGGTATGTTCGACTTGCAGGATTCAAACGGCGACACGTATACGTTTAACCTACCGCTGCCAGATACTCCCGAAAGTGTATTGCCAGGAACATGGTTGGAGTATCGAATTACCGCTCATGACAATGCCGATCCACCAAACATCGCGGTATTCCCTCCCATGGAAGAACCTCAGTTGCGACTGGATGTGATTCCCGACTCCAGTCTACTCGGGGCATGGAATCCAGATGACTGGCCCGGATTGGCTGCTGGTGAATGGGCCTCTCATGAGGAAGCCTTCGGACATCAGGGATCACTTTGGGTTACTACACCGGACGGGCCCTATAGCGACAAACCTGCACAGAGCCTGCTCTCTTTCCCCGAAGTCAATGTTGCAGGATACCCTAATGCCCATCTGGAATTCTGGCATTGGTATGACTTTGAGAATACGGATGTACCTGGTCCAGGGGACGCCGGTGGCATTATTTATGACGGTGGACAGATTCAGCTTTCAACTGATGGAGGGCAATCCTGGACTGTTGCCGAACCACAGTGGGGCTACAACGGGGACGTTGAATCAACGCTGTCCAACCCACTGTCTGGAACCCCCGCCTTTGGCGGCTCAAGTTTTGGCTGGCGCCGGGTTCGTGTACCTCTGCCGGATGCGCCTGCCAGGGCTTACCGATCCGAGGTCCATACCCGGCTCGCATTCGGGACCGGAGCCGGGAACTCAAATTCCACCACCGACAATTTTGCGGGATGGGCGGTCCGGGATGTACGTATTCTAACTGATCCACCTGTTGACACGGTCGTGCCGGTGGTTCAACATGCTCCGTTTTCATATCAATTCATTTCTCCTGACGAAGCTACAACGCCCATCCAGGTTGCGGCTTTGGACAATGCAGGTATTGAGTCCGTCCGTCTTCGCCTCTACGAGGTTGAGAATACACAACTGGAGTTTCTGGGGGCATATAGACTGAATCCTCTTCGGACCATCCCAGACTGGTTCCACGTAGCCATCCCAATACCGAATCTCCAAGCGGGTGGAGTACTGGGCTATTACATCACAGTCCGGGACTTCGATAACAATATTCGCACTCTCGGCGAACAATCCGCAGAGGAACTCCTCAAATTGTATACACCTTCTGACGACCCGCGCACTGCACTGACGAATGGGCACACGAGTGGTGCATGGACCCACTCCGGCGAGGGTTATCGTGCGCGGACAAATGCAGATTACCGGCAATCTTCCATCGTACTGGCACCTGTTTACTTTGCAGATCAGCCAGAACTAACGATGTTGCGATTGCGTCATGCCTACCAACTGGATGGGGAAAATCTAGGGCGGATAAGCGTGACTGAGGATGGCGGCGACACATGGGAGGTGCTGGCACCCAGAACTCACTCTTTTGATATGGATCAGAGAGACAGAGTAGAGTTTTCCGGGCGATCCCCTCGAGTCTCTACCTCCTGGTTTGACCTCACGCCATTGCGTCAACCCTATCAACTGCGCATGGATTTAATTCATGGGCGACAGCAATCAGGAGACGGGTTCTGGGAGGTCTTCAGCGCAAAGTACTATCGCCTGGCGGGGGATAGTCCAACCGTCCCTTCACCTTCCGACCTCGTCCTTTATCCAAACTTCCCGAATCCATTCAGAGACGAGACGACCATTAGTTATATTCTCCCGGAAGCCTCGCACGTGCAGATCACAATCTTCAATATCCTTGGTCAGAATGTACAAAACGTCACGGACCGCACATATGAGGCGGGAGGACATGCAATCACCTTGAACCTGCGTGGCCTTGCACCCGGTATATATTGGGTCAGGATGGAAGCCGACAATACACTTCTGCAGCAACCGATCACACTAGTGCGCTAA
- a CDS encoding ferredoxin family protein, whose amino-acid sequence MPYIVTEPCINCKHTDCVEVCPVDCFYEGPNFLVIHPDECIDCNACVPVCPVEAIYPDDEIPEKWAHYADWNTYLAEKWQEQDYNIIERKDPLPDAEEWKTKEKSEEDILEWDV is encoded by the coding sequence ATGCCATACATCGTTACTGAACCATGTATTAATTGCAAGCATACCGACTGCGTGGAGGTGTGTCCTGTAGATTGTTTTTATGAAGGCCCCAATTTCCTAGTTATCCATCCTGATGAATGTATAGATTGCAATGCATGTGTACCGGTATGCCCGGTGGAGGCGATCTATCCTGACGACGAAATTCCAGAAAAGTGGGCGCATTACGCCGACTGGAACACCTATCTCGCAGAAAAATGGCAGGAGCAGGACTACAATATCATTGAGCGTAAAGATCCTCTGCCAGATGCAGAAGAGTGGAAAACCAAAGAAAAATCCGAAGAAGACATCCTGGAGTGGGATGTCTAA
- a CDS encoding riboflavin synthase, protein MFTGLVEQVGQLTSSRTTPYGRELVIRAALSPELSVGQSIAVNGVCLSLTDHSPDTFTVLAVPETLSKTTLAELLPDTPVNLERALLANSRLDGHLVQGHIDTACTITSASIQEDKRIYEFLIPDEYFGLVVPRGSIALDGISLTIADLHESYISVAIIPQTYRHTNVSTWQPGMRCNVEFDILAQYVARQMAVQSKT, encoded by the coding sequence ATGTTCACAGGTCTTGTAGAGCAGGTTGGCCAACTAACGAGCAGCCGCACAACTCCCTATGGACGGGAACTGGTGATCCGTGCTGCTTTGTCCCCCGAGCTATCGGTGGGACAGAGCATTGCAGTAAATGGTGTCTGTTTGAGTCTGACGGATCATTCTCCCGATACCTTCACGGTCCTTGCCGTGCCTGAAACGCTCTCCAAAACCACACTCGCCGAGCTATTACCTGACACTCCTGTCAACCTGGAGAGAGCCCTGCTCGCAAACTCCCGTCTGGATGGACACCTGGTACAGGGACACATCGATACAGCGTGCACCATTACAAGTGCATCCATTCAAGAAGATAAACGGATCTATGAGTTCCTGATCCCTGATGAATATTTCGGTCTCGTCGTTCCGCGCGGATCTATTGCTCTGGATGGTATCAGCCTGACCATCGCAGACCTTCACGAATCGTATATCTCTGTCGCCATCATCCCACAGACTTATCGACATACCAATGTAAGCACCTGGCAGCCGGGGATGCGTTGTAATGTGGAATTTGACATACTGGCCCAGTACGTGGCACGCCAGATGGCTGTGCAGAGCAAAACCTAA